The genomic interval ATCATCATTCCCGATACCGCCAAGGAAAAGCCGATGGAAGGCCGCGTGATCGCCGCCGGCAGCGGCAGCCGCAGCGAGGACGGCAAGATCACGCCCCTCGACGTCAAGGCCGGGGACCGCATCCTGTTCGGCAAGTGGTCCGGCACCGAAGTCAAGATCGACGGCGACGAGCTGTTGATCATGAAGGAATCCGACATTCTCGGCATCGTCGAGGAAAGCAAGAAGAAGTAACTACGCGGAACTCGTTTCCGCGCGTCTCATTCCAAGGAGAACAGCCAATGCCTGCTAAGGACGTAAAATTCGGCATGGAAGCGCGCCAGCGCCTGTTGCGCGGCGTGGACATTCTGGCCGACGCCGTGAAGGTGACGCTCGGCCCCAAGGGCCGCAATGTCGTGCTCGAAAAATCTTTCGGCGCGCCGCGCATCACCAAGGACGGCGTGACGGTGGCCAAGGACATCGAGCTCGCCGACAAGTTCGAGAACATGGGCGCGCAGATGGTCAAGGAGGTCGCCTCCAAGACCAGCGACGAGGCCGGCGATGGCACCACCACCGCCACCGTTCTCGCCCAATCGATCGTGCGCGAAGGCGCCAAGGCGGTCGCCGCGGGCATGAACCCGATGGACCTGAAGCGCGGCATCGATCTCGCCGTCGAGGCGGTGGTCGAGGACGTGAAGAAGCGCGCGAAAAAGGTTTCGACCAGCGCCGAAGTCGCCCAAGTCGGCACCATTTCCGCCAACGTCGACCGCGAGATCGGCGACATGATCGCGCGGGCGATGGAAAAGGTCGGCAACGAGGGCGTCATCACGGTCGAAGAAGCCAAAGGCTTGACCACCGAGCTCGACGTGGTCGAAGGCATGCAGTTCGATCGCGGCTACACCTCGCCCTACTTCATCACCAACGCCGAAAAGATGACCTGCGAGATGGAGAATCCCTACATCCTGATCCACGAAAAGAAACTCTCGGGCCTTCAGCCTCTGCTCCCGGTTCTCGAATCGGTGGTGCAGTCGGGCCGTCCGCTGCTGATCATCGCCGAGGAAATCGAGGGCGAGGCGCTGGCGACACTGGTCGTCAACAAGTTGCGCGGCGGCCTCAAGGTCGCGGCGGTCAAGGCGCCCGGCTTCGGCGACCGGCGCAAGGCCATGCTCGAGGACATCGCCGTCCTCACCGCCGGCCAAGTGATTAGCGAAGACCTCGGCATAAAGCTCGAGAACGTCACCTTGCAGATGCTCGGCCAGGCGAAGAAAGTCTCCATCGACAAAGACGACACCACCATCGTCGAGGGCGCGGGCAAACGCAAAGACATCGAAGCCCGCTGCGGCCAGATCCGCGCGCAGATCGAGGAAACCACCTCCGACTACGACAAGGAGAAGCTCCAGGAGCGACTGGCGAAGCTCGCCGGCGGCGTGGCGGTGATCCGGGTCGGCGGCGCGACCGAGGTCGAGGTCAAGGAACGCAAGGACCGGGTCGACGACGCGCTGCACGCGACCCGCGCCGCGGTCGAGGAGGGCATCGTCGCCGGCGGCGGCGCGGCCCTGCTCTACGCCACCCGGGCGCTCGACAAGCTCAAGCCCGACAACGACGACCAGCGGACGGGCGTGGATATCGTCCGCCGTGCGCTGCAGGCCCCGGCCCGCCAGATCGCGGAAAACGCCGGCGTCGATGGCGCCGTGGTGGTCGGCAAGCTCCTCGAGAACAAGGACACCAACCTCGGCTTCGACGCCCAGGAAGGGAAATACGTGGACATGCTCAAGGCCGGCATCATCGATCCGGCCAAGGTTGTCCGCACCGCCCTTCAGGACGCGGCTTCCGTTGCCGGCCTGCTCGTCACCACCGAGGCGATGGTCGCCGAGCGGCCGGAAAAGAAGGCCCACTCGCACGGCGCCGGTCACGGCCCGGGCGACATGGGCGGCATGGGCGACTTCTAGGCCGTCCAGCGATTGCTCAAGGAGAAGCCGCCCGGCGACGGGCGGCTTCTTTATTTTGGCCCGCGTTGCCGCCCGGACTGGAACCCTTTAGGGTTTACGCGACTTTATTTTCGCCATGGGTTCCCATCTTCGCCTATTGCTGGAAGGCCCCGACCAAGCCGTCGTGCTGGGCGCGGCGGGCATTGCGTTCGTCCTGCTCGCGGCGCTCGGGCGCACGGCTGCCGGACCGCGCGCGCTGCCCGAAGCGACGATCATCTTCGGCTGGTCGGTCGCCGTCGCCGCGTTTCTCGTTCCGCACATTTTTTTCGGCGTCGGGTTTGCGGCGACGGGATGGTTCGTGTTCGGCGGCGGCGCGATCGCGCTGCTGTGGCTGGCCGCAAGGCGTGAGGCGCCCTTCGCCCCGATTCTGGCGCGCGCGGCCCTCGTCGCCCTGCCCTTGCTGCTGATCGCCGCCGCCCACCGCGCGTCCGAGTGGGACGAGTTTTCCCATTGGGCGGGTGCCGTGCGCTATCTGGTCGAAAAGAACGCCCTGCCGACCCGCGCCGATCCCGAGCACGGCCTGATATTCCCGGCCTATCCGTTCGCCTTTCCGATCTTGAGCGCGCTCGTTTCCCAAATTGCCGGGCGGTTTCACGAGGCGGCCGGGGCGGTCGCCAATGTCGTTCTGCTGCTCGGCTACGGCGCGCTCGCCGTCCGCCTCGCCGCCGTCGGGGCCGGGCGCGCGACGACCGGGCCGCACCCCGCCCCTTCCT from Rhodospirillales bacterium carries:
- a CDS encoding co-chaperone GroES, which produces MKFRPLHDRVLVKRIEQEERTKGGIIIPDTAKEKPMEGRVIAAGSGSRSEDGKITPLDVKAGDRILFGKWSGTEVKIDGDELLIMKESDILGIVEESKKK
- the groL gene encoding chaperonin GroEL — translated: MPAKDVKFGMEARQRLLRGVDILADAVKVTLGPKGRNVVLEKSFGAPRITKDGVTVAKDIELADKFENMGAQMVKEVASKTSDEAGDGTTTATVLAQSIVREGAKAVAAGMNPMDLKRGIDLAVEAVVEDVKKRAKKVSTSAEVAQVGTISANVDREIGDMIARAMEKVGNEGVITVEEAKGLTTELDVVEGMQFDRGYTSPYFITNAEKMTCEMENPYILIHEKKLSGLQPLLPVLESVVQSGRPLLIIAEEIEGEALATLVVNKLRGGLKVAAVKAPGFGDRRKAMLEDIAVLTAGQVISEDLGIKLENVTLQMLGQAKKVSIDKDDTTIVEGAGKRKDIEARCGQIRAQIEETTSDYDKEKLQERLAKLAGGVAVIRVGGATEVEVKERKDRVDDALHATRAAVEEGIVAGGGAALLYATRALDKLKPDNDDQRTGVDIVRRALQAPARQIAENAGVDGAVVVGKLLENKDTNLGFDAQEGKYVDMLKAGIIDPAKVVRTALQDAASVAGLLVTTEAMVAERPEKKAHSHGAGHGPGDMGGMGDF